GCGCCACCCACGGCGGCATGACCACCGAGGCGTTCGACGATTACGCCAAGACCTGGTTGAGCCAGGCGCGCCATCCGAAAACCGGCAAGCCCTACACCGAGATGATCTTCCAGCCGATGCTGGAAATGCTCGATTACCTGCGCAGCCAGGATTTCAAGACTTACATTGTTTCCGGTGGCGACACCGGGTTCATGCGCGCCTTTGCCGAGAAAGTGTATGGCATCCCGCCGGAACAGGTGATCGGCACTACGTTCGTCACAAGCTTTGAGTACAAGGACGGCAAGGCTTCGATCGTGCGCGATCCGAAAGTCGCGCACAACGACGACGGCCCGGGCAAGCCGGTGAGCATCGATGCGGTCATCGGTCGGCGGCCGATTCTCGCCTTCGGCAACTCCGACGGCGATCTGCAAATGCTGCAATGGACGGCCGCCGGGCCCGGCAAACGCTTCATGGGCCTGGTCCATCACACCGATGCCAAGCGCGAATGGGCCTACGACCGCAAATCCGATATCGGCCGACTCGACAAGGCCCTCGACGAAGCGAATTCCCGTGGCTGGACCGTGGTGGACATGGCGTCCGAATGGCGCCGCATCTACCCCTTCGAGCCACCGGTCACCGAGCAGGTGCAATAAAAGAAAGCGTGATGCAGGACAGCAATAAACGTTTGTCGCAAACAACGACCCCCGCGCAAAGGAGCAAGTCAGATGACTCGCATACGCAAGTGGCTACCGAAACTCGCCCTCGTGGCGACATCGGTGATGGCGCTGTCGGCAACCGCCACAGCGGCTGAAAAACCCAACATTCTGGTGATCTTCGGCGATGACATCGGCCAGACCAATATCAGCGCCTACTCGATGGGTGTGGTTGGCTACAAAACGCCGAACATCGACCGCATCGCCAAAGAAGGCATGATCTTCACCGACTACTACGCCGAGAACAGCTGCACCGCCGGACGATCGTCGTTCATCACCGGGCAGACTCCGTTGCGTACGGGTCTTTCGAAGGTGGGGATGCCAGGCGTGCCGGTCGGCCTGCAGGCCCGCGACGTGACCATCGCCCAGGCATTGAAAGCCCAAGGCTATGCAACCGGCCAGTTCGGTAAAAACCACCTCGGTGACAAAGACGAGTATCTACCGACCAACCATGGTTTCGATGAGTTCTTCGGCAACCTTTACCACCTCAATGCCGAAGAAGAGCCAGAGCGCCCGTACTGGCCCAAGGATGATGCCGAGTTCGTCAAGGCCGCCTCGCCGCGCGGGGTGATCCACAGCTTCGCCGATGGCAAGATCGAAGACACCGGTGCGCTGACCAAAAAACGCATGGAGACCATCGACGACGAAACCACCGCCGCCGCTCAGGCATTCATCGAGAAGCAGGCCAAAGCGGACAAACCGTTTTTCGTCTGGATGAACACCACGCGCATGCACGCCTTCACCCATGTGCGTGAGTCAATGCAGGGCCAGAGCGGCATGATCGGCAACGAGTATGCCGATGGCATGCTTGAGCACGACGGCGATGTCGGCAAGCTGCTGAAAACTCTCGATGACCTGAAACTGACGGAAAACACCATCGTCGTTTACACGACCGACAACGGCCCCAACCAATGGTCGTGGCCGGACGCGGCAACCACCCCGTTCCGCAACGAGAAAAACTCGAACTGGGAAGGCGCGTACCGGGTGCCGGCGATGATTCGCTGGCCAGGCAAGATCAAGGCCGGTGAAGTCTCGACGCAACTGTTCTCGGGTCTGGACTGGTTCCCGACACTGTTGGCAGCGGTGGGCGACATCGACATCAAGGATCGTCTGCTCAAAGGTGCCGACCTCGGCGGCAAGAATTTCAAGGTTCACCTCGACGGTTACAACCAGTTGGATTACCTGACCGGCAAAACCGACAAGAGCGCGCGTAACGAGTTCTACTATTTCAACGATGACGGTGTGCTGGTCAGCATGCGCTTCAACGATTGGAAACTGGTGTTCTGTGAGCAGCGCGCGCCTGGTGGTCTGGAAGTCTGGAGCGAACCGTTCACCTGCCTGCGCGTACCGAAAATGTTCAACCTGCGCATGGACCCGTACGAACGCGCCGATATCGTGTCTGACCAGTACTATGACTGGCTGACGAAAAACGATTATCTGATTTTCGACGGTACTCGTCGGGCTGCGAAATTCCTGCAGACCTTCGTCGACTATCCGCCAAGTCAGCGTCCGGCGAGCTTCAGCATCGACCAGATTCGTGAAGACGTGGACCGTCGCATCGAAGAAAAAATGAAGAAAGCCCAGTAATACCGCCGCC
This window of the Pseudomonas fluorescens genome carries:
- a CDS encoding HAD family hydrolase, which produces MTNPMLHRQRFGLALLFSLALPLLAQASEPLPSWNNGPAKKSIIEFVEAVTDQGSKDFVKPAERIAVFDNDGTLWSEQPAYFELLFALDEVKRNAAQHPEWKTTQPFKAVLENDHKALAASGMDGLLKIVRATHGGMTTEAFDDYAKTWLSQARHPKTGKPYTEMIFQPMLEMLDYLRSQDFKTYIVSGGDTGFMRAFAEKVYGIPPEQVIGTTFVTSFEYKDGKASIVRDPKVAHNDDGPGKPVSIDAVIGRRPILAFGNSDGDLQMLQWTAAGPGKRFMGLVHHTDAKREWAYDRKSDIGRLDKALDEANSRGWTVVDMASEWRRIYPFEPPVTEQVQ
- a CDS encoding arylsulfatase; translated protein: MTRIRKWLPKLALVATSVMALSATATAAEKPNILVIFGDDIGQTNISAYSMGVVGYKTPNIDRIAKEGMIFTDYYAENSCTAGRSSFITGQTPLRTGLSKVGMPGVPVGLQARDVTIAQALKAQGYATGQFGKNHLGDKDEYLPTNHGFDEFFGNLYHLNAEEEPERPYWPKDDAEFVKAASPRGVIHSFADGKIEDTGALTKKRMETIDDETTAAAQAFIEKQAKADKPFFVWMNTTRMHAFTHVRESMQGQSGMIGNEYADGMLEHDGDVGKLLKTLDDLKLTENTIVVYTTDNGPNQWSWPDAATTPFRNEKNSNWEGAYRVPAMIRWPGKIKAGEVSTQLFSGLDWFPTLLAAVGDIDIKDRLLKGADLGGKNFKVHLDGYNQLDYLTGKTDKSARNEFYYFNDDGVLVSMRFNDWKLVFCEQRAPGGLEVWSEPFTCLRVPKMFNLRMDPYERADIVSDQYYDWLTKNDYLIFDGTRRAAKFLQTFVDYPPSQRPASFSIDQIREDVDRRIEEKMKKAQ